The following proteins are encoded in a genomic region of Vanessa tameamea isolate UH-Manoa-2023 chromosome 4, ilVanTame1 primary haplotype, whole genome shotgun sequence:
- the LOC113395257 gene encoding uncharacterized protein LOC113395257 codes for MWCFLLLTLFVTVQGRAVNISNTWVLPEEGFPVFYRYFRDRISWYEADAVCQFHHANLVTVDTTAQYDAVRAYLKELDISSAVWVGLIRSNPDGDFTWTDYRGLSGDGYWSSAPDARSAPLCAAADPAADYRWEARACGGPSVASFICELPVPQWALGNEGCMVRALPALTALYLPESAAVQLTADCGLAGVKRVQCTGNMKREDLLSELSCTEDEQTSTSSVVTSSTMSYQTSTDSAFSDQETNNEASTEESSTTEHEDDINQSSTKLFTKTFVISSTVDTWTQKQEIPITNYRVPLDKSINLDIIDNNNLLNNDIPKLANNDEFFTNEETEKLEDEKNMQHKKLHDELARLGNFETIFSQPTDHFVPPLVMAKAKISDDMTALSIEEKLAQQFAERQFIGHDNIQNDNVDIKNDTKESSSTDTLDKLYITENPLTNIMSSTRVNDNVSNTKNVLPKKYNNKYDYTKGKSLKYRIPTKSTEYSSPSYKDKSDATYSTNTPLKTFEPKFHANNYRVPEEDSSLELTVIIKEPVLNGKNKDTQTNYSILDIGEFEKKNSTKNETEHKLAYTVTTDHQVIISDEVIKIEIINEKKNNHSNIDITVYEITTKVPTYKDDIETNKSEILKQSNQPTTTQPNDLTFNKTSTLSSVNDLITASIRPTERNLTSSDIISQSTEATLITVTNDLSTDLDTNNLTFDFKNQNISEDIFKALNISTNENDDGGNDAEFIEHLEKNDTDVTSEIDDFQSPLLSGASEPLHKPIRSRRPQTQNRANKFNPFRILG; via the exons TGGATACGACAGCACAGTACGACGCGGTGCGGGCATATCTCAAGGAACTGGATATTTCTAGTGCTGTGTGGGTCGGCCTTATCCGCAGCAATCCAGATGGCGACTTTACTTGGAC AGATTATCGTGGTTTAAGCGGTGATGGCTACTGGAGCTCTGCACCGGATGCCCGTTCTGCTCCGCTATGTGCCGCTGCTGACCCAGCTGCTGACTACCGCTGGGAGGCAAGGGCTTGTGGTGGCCCTTCTGTGGCCTCGTTCATTTGCGAACTCCCAG TTCCACAATGGGCACTTGGAAATGAAGGTTGTATGGTGAGAGCTTTGCCGGCTTTGACAGCCCTATATTTACCTGAAAGCGCAGCGGTACAGCTCACTGCGGATTGCGGTCTAGCTGGCGTGAAACGCGTTCAATGTACTGGAAACATG aaacgTGAGGATCTCCTAAGTGAGTTATCTTGTACTGAAGATGAACAAACATCTACTTCTTCAGTTGTGACATCATCGACTATGTCCTATCAAACCTCAACCGATTCCGCATTTTCTGATCAAGAAACTAATAATGAAGCTAGTACAGAAGAAAGTAGTACAACTGAACATGAAGATGATATCAATCAATCTAGTACTAAGTTGTTCACTAAAACGTTTGTAATTTCTAGCACTGTAGACACATGGACCCAGAAACAAGAAATACCCATCACTAATTATAGAGTTCCATTAGATAAAAGCATCAACTTAGACATTATAGATAACAATAATctgttaaataatgatattcCAAAATTAGCCAATAATGATGAATTCTTCACTAACGAGGAGACTGAGAAGTTAGAAGATGAAAAGAACATGCAACATAAAAAACTACACGATGAACTTGCACGCCTCGGTaactttgaaacaatatttagcCAACCCACTGATCATTTTGTACCGCCTTTAGTTATGGCAAAAGCTAAAATTAGTGACGATATGACAGCTTTGTCAATTGAAGAAAAATTAGCACAACAGTTTGCTGAACGACAATTTATAGGACAtgataacatacaaaatgataatgTAGATATTAAAAACGACACCAAAGAAAGTTCTTCAACAGACACTCtagataaattatacataacggAGAATCCATTAACAAATATCATGTCTTCCACTAGAGTTAATGATAATGTaagtaatacaaaaaatgtcctaccaaaaaaatataataataaatacgactATACTAAAGGGAAATCTTTAAAGTACCGAATCCCTACTAAATCTACAGAATATTCGTCACCATCATACAAAGATAAGTCAGACGCAACGTACTCAACAAATACACCGTTGAAAACATTTGAACCAAAATTTCATGCTAATAATTACCGGGTACCGGAAGAAGATTCATCTCTTGAACTTACTGTAATTATAAAAGAACCTGTATTGAATGGTAAAAACAAAGATACACAAACGAATTATTCCATTTTGGACATTGGCgaatttgaaaagaaaaattcgACGAAAAATGAAACAGAACACAAATTAGCGTACACTGTAACAACGGACCATCAAGTTATAATAAGTGATGAAGttatcaaaattgaaataataaatgagaaaaaaaacaatcattctAATATAGATATCACGGTGTATGAAATTACAACAAAAGTTCCGACTTATAAAGATGACATTGAAACTAACAaaagtgaaattttaaaacagtcTAACCAACCTACAACGACACAGCCTAATGACTTAACGTTTAACAAAACTTCTACTCTTTCCTctgtaaatgatttaattaccGCTTCTATTCGTCCCACTGAACGGAATTTAACTTCATCTGATATAATATCCCAATCTACTGAAGCGACCTTAATAACAGTTACTAATGATTTAAGTACCGATTTGGATACGAACAATTTGACGTTTGATTTTAAGAACCAAAATATATCTGAAGACATATTTAAGGCACTCAACATTTCAACTAATGAAAACGACGATGGAGGCAATGATGCTGAATTTATTGAGCATTTAGAGAAGAATGACACAGATGTAACATCCGAGATTGATGATTTTCAGTCGCCGTTATTATCCGGCGCAAGTGAACCTTTACATAAGCCTATAAGGTCTAGGCGACCGCAAACACAGAATCGAGCAAATAAATTTAACCCATTTCGAATTTTAGGTTAG